GTTTGATCCTTCGCCGATGTGCCATTCCACCAGTTTTTTCAACGTCTCCAGATCCAGCTCGCCGTTCCTGAACGGCGTGACGAGGGCAGGCAGTGAGCCTTTGAACATGTGCACGCTCCTTTGTTGTGCTGGCAGGCGGAATGCCTGACGGGGACGAAAGCTGGCAGTGAAGTGATTTGATTGCGCCAGCCTATGAGATATGTTGCAAGGCTGTAGCCCTTTGCCCACAGGAATTGCAAGTGATGACACGGATTCTGACCGCCTTGATACTTGTTTTCATGTCCGCTTTGACCGCTCAGGCGGAACGACCGCGCCCGCTGGGCTGGGCGATTGAAGCGATGGTTGAGGGAAACTGGCAAAGCGCCCATCAGCTGGCGGCACGCGATGGGCAGGTTGCCGCCGATGTTATTGAATGGCACGCCTTACGGGCGGGTCGCGGAGATTGGGACCGCTTAAGGTCCTTCCTTGACCGCAGGCCTGACTGGCCGGGTGAGGCTTATCTACGCAAGCGGTCCGAGGAACTGGTCTTCAGCCAGAACGATGAAACGATTCTCGCCTTCTTTGCAGAAATGCCCGCGCAGACACCGCGTGGTGTACTTACACACGCTGCTGCGCTGACACGATCGGATCAGGAGGCTGAGGCAAACGCGCTGATCGTAAAAGCATGGCGCGACATGCCGATGAATGCGACCTCGCAGGCACTTTTTCTGGCCGAATACGATGCAATCCTGAAGCCACATCATGCCGCGCGGTTGGAAAACATGCTTTGGGACCGGCAGCATACCGAAGCCCGCCAGATGTTCGATCTGGTCGGCAAAGACGACATCGCGCTCGCTGAAACCCGCATTGCGCTGCAGAACCGGAATGGCAATGTGAACGCTCTCATCAATGCTCTTCCCGCCAGCAAGGCTGGTGATGCTGGTCTGCAAGCCGACCGGTTTGAGTGGCGTATCCGCAAGGGGCTAGTGAATGACGCGAAGGACCTTCTGCTTGAAAGCTCCAAGAGCGCCGAAGCACTTGGACGACCGGAGAAATGGTCGAACCGCCGCCGTGCACTCGCCCGTGGCGAAATGCGTTCCGGCGACCGACAGCGGGCTTATGATATGGCGTCTCAACACCATCTCACATCAGGTTCGGATTACGCGGACCTTGAATGGTTGTCCGGCTATATCGCCCTGCGTTTCCTGGACAGGCCAGAAGACGCCTATCAGCATTTCCTGAACCATGACCGCGTTGTAGAAAGCCCGATTTCGCAGGGGCGCGCAGGTTACTGGCAGGGGCGCGCACTTGAAGCCATGGGACGTGCTGAAGAAGCCGCCAAGGCTTATGCCATGGGTGCGCAGCACCAGACATCCTTTTACGGCCTTCTTGCCGCAGAACGCGGTGGGCTTCCGTTTGATGCAGCCCTCGCCGGTCCCACACCGGGACAGGATTGGCGCACATCGGCGCTTGCAAAGGCCCCATTGTTCGAAGCGGGATTGTTGTTGCAGGCCTCTGGCCAGATCACATTGGCAGAGCGGTTCTGGACCCATCTGGCAGAGCAACTGGTGCCCGATGACATCGCCCTTCTGGGGCAGGCAGCAATTGATGCGGACCAGCCCCACCTTGCGGTAATGATTGGCAAGCGGGCGGCGCGGCGCGGCCTGACCATCGCGGCGCCCTATTATCCGTTGCATTCGCTGGTGGAAATGGACCTACCCATGTCAGCCGATATGACGCTGGCCATTGCCCGCCGTGAAAGCGAATTCGATCCTGTCGTGCAAAGCGGCGCCGGCGCGCGTGGTTTGATGCAGGTAATGCCTGCAACTGCAAAAGACGTGGCACGCGACCTCGGTGTTCTTGCCCTTCACACCACCAATCGTTTGACTGCCGATCCTGATTACAATGCCCGGCTGGGTGCCAAGTACCTTTCCCAGATGGCAGGTCGCTTTGATGGCAACGTTGTCATGGTCGCTGCCGCATATAACGCCGGTCCGGCCCGCCCGCCGCGTTGGATGGAAGACTACGGTGATCCGCGCACAGGCGACGTCGACATTGTCGATTGGGTTGAAATGGTGCCGTTCCGCGAAACGCAGAACTACATCATGCGTGTCACAGAAAGCCTGCCGGTCTACCGCGCACGGCTGGGTCTGGA
The Sulfitobacter noctilucicola genome window above contains:
- a CDS encoding lytic transglycosylase domain-containing protein gives rise to the protein MTRILTALILVFMSALTAQAERPRPLGWAIEAMVEGNWQSAHQLAARDGQVAADVIEWHALRAGRGDWDRLRSFLDRRPDWPGEAYLRKRSEELVFSQNDETILAFFAEMPAQTPRGVLTHAAALTRSDQEAEANALIVKAWRDMPMNATSQALFLAEYDAILKPHHAARLENMLWDRQHTEARQMFDLVGKDDIALAETRIALQNRNGNVNALINALPASKAGDAGLQADRFEWRIRKGLVNDAKDLLLESSKSAEALGRPEKWSNRRRALARGEMRSGDRQRAYDMASQHHLTSGSDYADLEWLSGYIALRFLDRPEDAYQHFLNHDRVVESPISQGRAGYWQGRALEAMGRAEEAAKAYAMGAQHQTSFYGLLAAERGGLPFDAALAGPTPGQDWRTSALAKAPLFEAGLLLQASGQITLAERFWTHLAEQLVPDDIALLGQAAIDADQPHLAVMIGKRAARRGLTIAAPYYPLHSLVEMDLPMSADMTLAIARRESEFDPVVQSGAGARGLMQVMPATAKDVARDLGVLALHTTNRLTADPDYNARLGAKYLSQMAGRFDGNVVMVAAAYNAGPARPPRWMEDYGDPRTGDVDIVDWVEMVPFRETQNYIMRVTESLPVYRARLGLDPLPIPFSEELVGSTLKAFAPKSE